The Verrucomicrobiota bacterium sequence GTTCGGGGTCGGCGGCAGATAAAACAGGGTGGAGAGCGGGGTCGCTTCCCCTTTGATGCGCGCGGCAAAGTTGAAGTCGTTCACCAAGCCGTTCATCAACAGCATCGTGGCTTTCAGACCATCCGCGTATTCAAACCGGTAAGCGATCGGCTCTTTCACGAACTCGCGGACCTGCGCCGGTGTGGGATAACGGTCGCTGTAAGTGGGCGGCTGGGTGAGAGTTTGACTCCGCGAAAGACAGGCTTCGAAGAGTTTCGGATCCCACCCGCCGGCCGACCACGAGCCGGCTTCCATCGCTTGCCAGACCGGTTCGCCGCGCAAGGCCTGAAGCGCGACGACTCCAGTTTCTCCACCGCGACGTCGTTCCGCCATGCATTGGATCACTTCCAACGCGTGGAAGTCGTAGCTGTCCACGCCGCCAATCGCCACACATAAAACTTCCTGCAAGCTCGCGCCGTAAGGCATCTCGATGGACGGCATGCGCCAGGTGACCGGCAGCGAGGAGCCGGCCAGGAAGGGGAACTTCATCTGCCGCGACAACTCGACCATTTCCGCTGCCCACTCCCATTTCCAGGAGAGATGTTTGTCGTTGAACACCGGAGTGGTGCGGCCGTCCTGGCGAAAGACGTCGGTGACTTGTTTGAAGAATTCGTAGCGCGGATACTTGGTTTGTCCCCACTCACTCTTGGGATAATTGCCGTGCTCGCCGATGATGAGCACGGCGTCCACGGCTAGTTGTTTTCCGCCGCAACGCAACGCCTCGGCAATCGTCGGGTAAATTGTGAAACCAAACTCCTTGGCGCGTTGGCGGCTCAGGTCACCTTCGGGAAATTGATCCACGTAGCCCGAGACGACATTGAGCGGTGGACGATGCCACGCGCCGCCGCTGGGATAACCGACGAGAAAGCGTTCGCCCATGTGCCAGGCATGGGAGAGGAAGCGCCATTCCGTCGTGACGATGGCCATGCGTTTGCGGCGCGGTTCAGAGGCGAGCGCTGGGAGCGCCGGGACAATCAAAGGCGCTGCGATCACGCCTGCGGCCATCTGTTTGAGAAAATCGCGTCGAGTTCTCATTGGGTTGACGTTGATCGTGGACGGTTAACGGAGGATTGGTTTTCGTCCGTAGTCATGGGCGCGAGATTATTCCGGCTCAGCCGAGACACTCAAGGCGTTTCTAATCGTTCGCCTTGCCCGACTTTGCCCTGTGGAATAATCGCGGGGAAAGTCCGTCAGCCATTCTTGCTATTCCACGGGGCGAGCCGACGTGATAGCTTCTTGTTCACACTCATGTCATACGACCGCGCCGATCACGATTACAGCAGCGAGGCCGAACCGCTTCCGCAAGGACACGCAGCGACGCACATCGGCATGTTTCTCGCGTGGGCTGTTCTGAACGGCTTGGAGAATGGCTTTCACCAGCAACACTCCGCGGAGCTTCTGGCTAGGTTGCGGCGGCGGGAGTTGACCGGGCGGCAATTCTTCGAGGCGATGTGCCACGGCAGGTTCGCCGAGAAAGACTTGAACGTGGAAGGAAATGCGTTTGCGCAGCAGTATTACGCGGACGACACCGGAAAGCGCGGCGACTATTTCGCGGATTACAAACGGGTGTTGGTGCGGGGACTGCCCAGCTTCTGGCATGTGGCCGACACTTGGGAGAACTTCGACAAGATCGCGCCCGTGATCAGCCGGCGCTATGACGAGTGGAAGAACCCGCGCAAGAAGCGGTGGTGGCAGTTTTGGAAATGATCTCTTCTTCAGCTTCGAGGTGGGGCTTAATGCGGCCGTCGTTGACCGCAAAGTCTCCGGTCGTTTCTTCGATTGCAAAATGTGACTTCTACTTCTACCATTCCAACACACTTGAAAATCACAACCAAATAACACGAGAAGCCCATGAACCGTATTGCACAAACCCTCGCAGGCATCATTGCCCTCGCATCAATCACGACGTTTGCCAAAGACCTGAAATATTCAATCGCGCCAAATTTCTTCGAGCAAAATCCCGATGGCCAGTCGCTTGGCCCTTGCCACGGCGGCGTGGTGATTGACAAGGCGGGCAACATTTACGTCACCACCGACACTCCGCGTGGCATTGTCGTTTTTTCATCGCAGGGCAAGTTTTTGCGCACCGTCGGTCCGACGCGTATTCACGGGTTGGAAATACGCGAGGAGAAAGGTGTGGAATACATCTATGCCGCGCGCCACGCCGATCATGAAGTGGTGAAGCTCAAGCTCGACGGCGAGCAGATGTGGTCGATCCATTATCCACCGGAGGCCGGCATCTACAAGGACGAGAAAGGCTTCAATCCGTGCGCCGTGACCGTCGCGCCCGATGGTTCGATATTCATCGCCGATGGCTACGGATCGAACTACGTGCTCAAGTACGACAAGGACCGCAAGTTCGTGAAGGCCTTCGGCGGGCCGGGCGAGGCGGATGGGAAATTCAAGACCTGTCACGGCATAGGGCTGGACACGCGGACGGGCAAGCCGCTCTTGCTGGTTTGCAACCGCAACAATAATCGCGTGGAATA is a genomic window containing:
- a CDS encoding 6-bladed beta-propeller — encoded protein: MNRIAQTLAGIIALASITTFAKDLKYSIAPNFFEQNPDGQSLGPCHGGVVIDKAGNIYVTTDTPRGIVVFSSQGKFLRTVGPTRIHGLEIREEKGVEYIYAARHADHEVVKLKLDGEQMWSIHYPPEAGIYKDEKGFNPCAVTVAPDGSIFIADGYGSNYVLKYDKDRKFVKAFGGPGEADGKFKTCHGIGLDTRTGKPLLLVCNRNNNRVEYWDLDGNFVKVIQKDLRMPAAVQFRGDYAVFPELQGRVTVLDKAGNIVAQVGDNPDEKQRANFALPQDQWKDGICDSPHGATMDKGGNLIVSEWSKFGHLHKFARVK
- a CDS encoding twin-arginine translocation signal domain-containing protein, whose protein sequence is MRTRRDFLKQMAAGVIAAPLIVPALPALASEPRRKRMAIVTTEWRFLSHAWHMGERFLVGYPSGGAWHRPPLNVVSGYVDQFPEGDLSRQRAKEFGFTIYPTIAEALRCGGKQLAVDAVLIIGEHGNYPKSEWGQTKYPRYEFFKQVTDVFRQDGRTTPVFNDKHLSWKWEWAAEMVELSRQMKFPFLAGSSLPVTWRMPSIEMPYGASLQEVLCVAIGGVDSYDFHALEVIQCMAERRRGGETGVVALQALRGEPVWQAMEAGSWSAGGWDPKLFEACLSRSQTLTQPPTYSDRYPTPAQVREFVKEPIAYRFEYADGLKATMLLMNGLVNDFNFAARIKGEATPLSTLFYLPPTPNVTYSARLMSQAERMFVTGKAPYPIERTLLTTGLVAAGMQSLAEGQRRIETPHLAVHYRAPRESNFLRS